In Nitrospirota bacterium, a single window of DNA contains:
- a CDS encoding ABC transporter ATP-binding protein, whose amino-acid sequence MTTCQIDVAHSGLSAESPAIEVLGLSFQYRTSEGRGRMWTLDHLSFHVDTGEILGIVGPNGSGKTSLLKVLSGLLPAGEGDVRLGGLSLGKQSQTDIARVVAVVPQEYAQVFPFTVAETVLMGRFPHRTTRWWSLGIGDETADDLACAHQSMVDTDVLSLADRLVSDLSGGERQRVMIARALAQEPKILLLDEPTAFLDINHQIEICSLIARLRTERRLTVVLVSHDLNVASQYCDRVLMLKDGGLCRIGSPEETIRPDVLRMVYGCDVVVDAHPQTGRPRVTMPMSIVRQ is encoded by the coding sequence ATGACGACCTGCCAGATTGACGTCGCGCATTCCGGGTTGTCTGCGGAGAGTCCTGCCATCGAAGTCCTTGGACTATCGTTTCAATACCGCACGTCGGAAGGGCGAGGGAGAATGTGGACCCTCGATCATCTCTCCTTCCACGTCGATACCGGCGAGATTCTGGGCATTGTGGGACCTAACGGGTCCGGGAAGACCTCGCTCTTAAAAGTGTTGTCAGGTCTCTTGCCGGCAGGCGAAGGCGATGTACGATTGGGCGGTCTCTCCCTGGGGAAACAGAGCCAAACCGATATCGCCCGTGTGGTCGCGGTCGTGCCGCAGGAATATGCACAGGTATTCCCGTTTACTGTGGCCGAGACCGTATTGATGGGACGGTTCCCCCATCGGACGACTCGTTGGTGGAGTCTGGGAATCGGAGATGAGACCGCGGACGATCTCGCCTGTGCGCACCAATCGATGGTCGACACCGATGTGCTCTCGCTGGCCGACCGACTGGTCTCGGACTTATCCGGCGGAGAACGGCAACGTGTCATGATCGCGCGAGCGCTCGCGCAAGAGCCGAAGATCCTCCTTCTTGACGAGCCGACGGCGTTTCTCGACATCAATCACCAGATCGAGATTTGTTCGCTCATCGCGAGGCTCAGGACAGAACGACGGCTGACGGTGGTGTTGGTGTCGCACGATCTGAATGTCGCGAGCCAGTATTGCGACCGGGTCTTGATGCTCAAGGACGGCGGGCTGTGCCGTATCGGCTCGCCGGAGGAGACCATTCGACCTGATGTGCTTCGGATGGTCTATGGATGTGATGTGGTCGTCGACGCCCATCCCCAAACGGGCAGGCCACGCGTGACGATGCCGATGAGTATCGTTCGACAGTAG